From the genome of Brevibacterium sp. JSBI002, one region includes:
- a CDS encoding type II toxin-antitoxin system HipA family toxin: protein MSEQIRVELDHGGTAVFVGTAYFHIARGHISTTFKYSDEYVGARWAYSVDPELPLSTVPFSVPGLPGAFADCSPDRWGRNLVAKEHRRQVADGFVRDRRLTDIDFLLGVSDRTRQGALRFRRAADEDFLSPSSRVPKLLSLPELQRAADGAAEGSGAAVKRLLDAGTGSLGGARPKASVADDEGRLSIAKFSRPGDDRDVIAWEGLALELARRAGIDTTESRLLSIDERSVLLLQRFDRAVDRRIGYMSAMTATGHRDGEAGDYLDIVEAIEDHSRRWRSDCAELFRRVAFSVALHNTDDHLRNHGFIRADAGWQLSPAFDINPEPEPAVERQTAINGVVSAETEAEALLEFASLCHLAKPTAVSVLNEVVSAVEGWRSRAVERGIRQTEITEVGAVIDEQLARLRKAVRPGS from the coding sequence ATGAGTGAGCAGATCCGGGTTGAATTGGACCATGGCGGAACGGCGGTATTCGTCGGTACTGCGTATTTCCACATCGCACGGGGGCATATCTCGACGACGTTCAAATACTCCGACGAGTATGTGGGAGCTCGATGGGCCTATTCCGTCGACCCAGAGCTCCCACTGTCGACGGTCCCGTTCAGCGTACCCGGTCTACCGGGAGCATTCGCCGACTGTTCTCCTGACCGATGGGGTCGTAATCTCGTGGCGAAGGAGCATCGGCGGCAGGTCGCCGACGGCTTCGTCCGTGACCGCCGCCTGACGGACATCGACTTCCTGCTCGGAGTCAGTGATCGCACTCGACAGGGAGCTCTGCGGTTTCGTCGTGCTGCCGACGAAGACTTCCTCAGCCCTTCGAGTCGCGTACCGAAGCTCCTTTCGCTGCCCGAACTGCAACGGGCTGCTGATGGGGCCGCAGAAGGGTCGGGCGCAGCTGTGAAGCGCCTTCTTGACGCTGGGACAGGGTCTCTGGGAGGGGCGCGGCCCAAGGCATCTGTGGCGGACGATGAGGGACGGCTGTCAATTGCGAAGTTCTCCCGACCTGGCGACGATCGAGACGTCATCGCGTGGGAGGGCCTGGCACTCGAACTCGCCCGTAGGGCCGGAATCGACACCACTGAATCTCGGTTGCTGAGTATCGACGAGAGATCTGTGCTCCTTCTGCAGAGATTCGATCGCGCGGTTGACCGTCGGATCGGATATATGAGTGCGATGACAGCAACCGGGCATCGAGACGGAGAAGCCGGTGACTATCTCGATATCGTCGAAGCTATCGAAGACCACAGCCGGCGCTGGCGCAGCGACTGTGCGGAACTGTTTCGCCGAGTGGCATTCTCAGTTGCACTGCACAATACGGATGATCATTTGCGTAACCATGGCTTCATACGGGCGGACGCGGGATGGCAGCTGAGCCCGGCGTTCGACATCAACCCGGAACCGGAACCCGCGGTCGAACGGCAGACAGCGATCAATGGCGTCGTGTCCGCGGAGACCGAAGCCGAGGCGCTGCTCGAATTCGCCTCTCTCTGCCATCTGGCGAAGCCGACCGCAGTGTCGGTGCTCAATGAGGTCGTGAGCGCAGTCGAGGGGTGGAGGTCGCGGGCTGTGGAACGGGGGATCCGGCAGACAGAGATCACCGAGGTGGGTGCCGTCATCGACGAGCAGCTAGCACGCCTGCGCAAAGCTGTCCGCCCGGGCAGCTGA
- a CDS encoding helix-turn-helix domain-containing protein, producing MSVTRQVDRRLTEIGSSIRRWRLMQSLKAVEVAERAGISRSTLQKVERGDAGVSIGAVMSVMQALGQLDHVSASFDPLSTDVGRLRSAETLPDRVRR from the coding sequence ATGAGCGTCACTCGCCAAGTGGACCGCCGTCTCACCGAGATCGGATCCTCGATTCGTCGGTGGCGACTCATGCAGTCGCTCAAGGCTGTCGAAGTCGCGGAGCGGGCCGGCATCTCTCGATCGACGCTCCAGAAAGTCGAACGGGGTGATGCAGGGGTATCAATCGGCGCAGTGATGTCGGTTATGCAGGCACTGGGGCAGCTCGACCACGTGTCCGCCTCATTCGATCCTTTGAGCACCGATGTCGGAAGACTGCGTTCTGCTGAAACGCTTCCGGATAGGGTTCGTCGATGA